From one Catenuloplanes nepalensis genomic stretch:
- a CDS encoding L,D-transpeptidase family protein has protein sequence MTGQRGMRRVAVLGIAVAMAAGCGGGPETPVAQPGAATGTPALPSVTPRFTGAPTPAAPPAGSAGPSTPASTSMPGGTAAPSGIPAPSGTLASSAIPAPTGTIAPSGIPAPGQTVVPAPGVTPSGIPTAGKDGVLKRGESGPEVVALQRRLDALGYWNGPADGRFGALTLQAVYAVQKAAGIERTGRADDETLAALAGGVRPAARSRKGHRVEIDLDRQLLMMVDDGAVTRILNTSTGSNEHYHYQGRRYLADTPAGKFRVGRQIDDWRYGPLGPLYRPKYFNGGVAVHGATSIPPYPASHGCARLSIAAMDWVWKSGEMPVGTPIWVY, from the coding sequence ATGACGGGGCAGCGGGGGATGCGGCGGGTGGCGGTGCTCGGCATCGCGGTCGCGATGGCCGCGGGATGCGGCGGCGGGCCGGAGACACCGGTCGCGCAGCCGGGTGCCGCGACCGGCACACCGGCGCTGCCGAGTGTCACGCCACGGTTCACCGGCGCGCCGACGCCGGCCGCGCCGCCGGCCGGTTCCGCCGGTCCGTCCACTCCGGCTTCGACGTCGATGCCGGGCGGCACCGCCGCGCCGTCCGGGATTCCTGCGCCGTCCGGCACTCTCGCGTCGTCCGCGATTCCTGCGCCTACCGGAACTATCGCGCCGTCCGGGATTCCCGCGCCCGGTCAGACGGTGGTGCCGGCGCCCGGGGTGACGCCGAGCGGCATTCCCACCGCGGGCAAGGACGGGGTGCTGAAGCGGGGCGAGAGCGGGCCGGAGGTCGTGGCGCTGCAGCGACGGCTGGACGCGCTCGGCTACTGGAACGGGCCGGCCGACGGACGGTTCGGCGCGCTCACGCTGCAGGCGGTCTACGCGGTCCAGAAGGCGGCCGGGATCGAGCGCACCGGCCGGGCCGACGACGAGACCCTGGCCGCGCTGGCCGGCGGCGTGCGACCGGCCGCGCGGAGCCGCAAGGGGCACAGGGTCGAGATCGACCTGGACAGGCAACTGTTGATGATGGTCGACGACGGCGCGGTCACCCGGATCCTCAACACCTCGACCGGGTCCAACGAGCACTACCACTACCAGGGGCGGCGCTACCTCGCGGACACACCGGCGGGGAAGTTCCGGGTCGGACGGCAGATCGACGACTGGCGGTACGGGCCGCTCGGCCCGCTCTACCGGCCGAAGTACTTCAACGGCGGGGTCGCGGTGCACGGCGCGACCAGCATCCCGCCATACCCGGCGTCGCACGGTTGCGCGCGCCTGTCGATCGCCGCGATGGACTGGGTGTGGAAGAGTGGCGAGATGCCGGTCGGCACGCCGATCTGGGTCTACTGA